One region of Palaemon carinicauda isolate YSFRI2023 chromosome 40, ASM3689809v2, whole genome shotgun sequence genomic DNA includes:
- the LOC137631907 gene encoding dnaJ homolog subfamily C member 3-like has translation MASDYQNLLKECAKKDEMKKQERLLEILKTENEATRAQKEQLRNEVNKLKAEKQAKENMKAEKQAKENMKAEKTSDQEKEKESVKGDFKGNEQQKNEEIKNEFEKETENKKEDLRGKLLKDGLLAHKNKMFDEAMAIFTDALAIDSDNKEQTALLYILRAEENAASGNPQDMDIVLDCCQAVDKGLQGCRAYMLRGKHLLKLGLFDAAMNDFETSRKVGGSTECLKFIEDTKALKKKWESQSHYEVLGVGQTATRADVLKAFKGLSMKLHPDRHRDKPAFIQEAFEEKFKKVVNAKMVLTDDQSRSTYDAELLRQRPRQQPGQGDQRRQNFHFEPRGDQRRQNFHFEPRGDQRRQNFHFEPRGDQRRQNFHFEPRGDQRQYYYYYAPTGGQSHQWNHGRSFGNLFDMFEELFRNM, from the coding sequence ATGGCATCGGATTACCAAAATCTTTTAAAAGAATGCGCCAAGAAAGATGAGATGAAGAAACAGGAAAGGTTACTTGAGATTCTTAAAACTGAAAATGAGGCAACTCGGGCACAAAAGGAACAATTGAGGAACGAAGTAAACAAActgaaggccgagaaacaggcgaaagaaaacatgaaggccgagaaacaggcgaaagaaaacatgaaggctgagaagacttctgatcaagaaaaggaaaaggagtccGTCAAGGGAGACTTTAAGGGGAACGAACAGcagaagaatgaagaaattaagaacGAGTTTGAGAAGGAAACGGAAAATAAGAAGGAAGATCTGCGGGGAAAGTTATTAAAGGATGGGTTATTGgctcataaaaataaaatgttcgATGAGGCCATGGCCATTTTTACAGATGCCTTGGCAATAGATTCGGACAACAAAGAACAAACCGctcttctgtacatccttcgggcTGAGGAGAACGCAGCCTCTGGAAACCCTCAGGACATGGATATCGTATTGGACTGTTGTCAAGCCGTCGATAAAGGTCTTCAAGGATGCCGAGCCTACATGCTTCGAGgaaagcaccttctcaaacttggccttttcgacgctgccatgAATGACTTCGAAACTTCGAGAAAAGTTGGGGGATCTACGGAATGTTTAAAATTCATAGAAGATACTAAGGCACTCAAGAAGAAATGGGAGAGCCAAAGCCATTATGAGGTTTTGGGTGTGGGTCAGACGGCCACTAGGGCAGACGTTTTAAAAGCCTTCAAAGGCTTGTCCATGAAGTTACATCCGGACAGACACAGGGACAAGCCCGCCTTTatacaggaggcattcgaggagaagttcAAAAAGGTGGTTAATGCTAAAATGGTTCTGACGGATGATCAAAGCAGAAGTACATACGATGCAGAGCTTCTCCGACAACGCCCAAGACAACAGCCAGGACAGGGGGACCAACGTCGGCAGAACTTCCATTTCGAACCAAGAGGGGACCAACGTCGGCAGAACTTCCATTTCGAACCAAGAGGGGACCAACGTCGGCAGAACTTCCATTTCGAACCAAGAGGGGACCAACGTCGGCAGAACTTCCATTTCGAACCAAGAGGGGACCAACGTCAGTACTACTACTATTATGCACCAACAGGGGGACAATCTCACCAGTGGAATCATGGAAGATCGTTCGGGAATTTGTTTGATATGTTTGAAGAATTGTTCAGGAATATGTAA